Proteins from a genomic interval of Pseudomonadota bacterium:
- a CDS encoding tetratricopeptide repeat protein, translating to MKKNLLYIMVLSLLCSACSGANVSRSVTLTEGLDPSVETVDQDCSYFYFMWGRTAELEEKFEEAREAYEKALVCDMHATHIMKRLAVLLINMDKKREAAAWMSRMIAEDPDDVSSYTLLANLYINMERFDKAESTYREVLARDPKDFNTMLMMGSLYSRQGKFGEAREVLENLVKVNPESFIGFHYLAKIYMEMKEYDKARKAFDKALELNWSPYLAIEAAYFLEKDGLDKDAAAIYRRVIADDEGNERVRSQLISLLLKMDKIEEAIAELKALRPFATDVLKIDLNIGRLLIDRKRYDEAIDLLQEALEADPQFYEARTLIALAYHEKGDTEKAIENLTDIEAEADNYEETTLFLAKVLAREKKYDAAIALLKERVADEKGRYKSFYVSMASLYRQQKNYAEAEKTFQVVMRLYPDDPDLFFEYGLYLDGRGQTDKALEYMEKVLALKEDDPYALNYIGYTWAEQGKNLDKSLEYLTRAVKQKPDDGFIKDSLGWVLFRMGRLDEAVSEIEKALEIEPDDPTINEHLGDVYYRAGKAGKALKAWEKALSLHSDGDKKEKVRKKIEDARK from the coding sequence ATGAAGAAAAATCTGCTGTACATCATGGTGCTGTCCCTGCTCTGTTCGGCCTGTTCCGGGGCGAATGTTTCCCGGTCGGTCACCCTGACCGAGGGGCTTGATCCTTCCGTCGAAACCGTCGACCAGGATTGTTCCTATTTTTATTTCATGTGGGGGCGGACCGCCGAACTGGAGGAAAAGTTCGAGGAAGCAAGAGAGGCGTACGAAAAAGCGCTGGTGTGCGACATGCATGCGACCCATATCATGAAGCGTCTTGCCGTGCTATTGATCAACATGGACAAGAAGCGTGAAGCCGCCGCCTGGATGAGCAGGATGATCGCCGAAGACCCCGATGATGTCTCGTCATATACGCTCCTGGCCAATCTCTATATCAATATGGAGCGTTTTGACAAGGCGGAAAGCACTTACCGCGAAGTGCTGGCCAGGGACCCGAAAGATTTCAACACCATGCTGATGATGGGGTCTCTCTATTCCAGGCAGGGCAAATTCGGTGAGGCCAGAGAGGTCCTTGAGAACCTGGTCAAGGTCAATCCCGAATCATTCATCGGCTTTCATTATCTGGCCAAGATCTACATGGAAATGAAAGAGTATGACAAGGCCCGGAAGGCCTTTGACAAGGCCCTTGAACTCAACTGGTCGCCGTATCTTGCCATCGAGGCGGCATATTTTCTTGAAAAGGATGGGCTTGATAAAGATGCCGCCGCGATCTACCGCCGGGTAATTGCTGACGACGAAGGCAACGAAAGGGTCCGCAGTCAGCTGATCTCCCTGCTCCTGAAAATGGACAAGATTGAAGAGGCGATTGCCGAACTTAAGGCATTGCGTCCTTTCGCAACCGATGTGCTCAAAATTGATCTGAACATCGGCAGACTCCTGATCGACCGGAAACGTTATGACGAAGCCATTGATCTGCTTCAGGAAGCCCTTGAGGCCGATCCCCAGTTCTACGAGGCGAGAACCCTGATCGCCCTCGCCTATCATGAAAAGGGTGACACTGAAAAGGCCATCGAGAACCTCACCGACATTGAAGCCGAGGCCGACAATTATGAAGAAACCACCCTGTTCCTGGCCAAGGTCCTGGCCCGGGAGAAAAAGTATGACGCAGCCATTGCTCTTTTGAAGGAGCGGGTGGCGGATGAAAAAGGGCGTTATAAAAGCTTTTATGTGAGCATGGCCTCTCTTTACCGGCAGCAGAAGAATTATGCCGAAGCGGAAAAAACCTTTCAGGTGGTCATGCGTCTCTATCCGGATGATCCCGATCTCTTTTTTGAGTATGGGCTCTATCTTGACGGCCGGGGGCAGACCGACAAGGCGCTGGAGTATATGGAGAAAGTTCTCGCCCTCAAGGAGGATGATCCGTACGCCCTGAATTATATCGGTTACACCTGGGCCGAGCAGGGAAAAAATCTCGACAAATCTCTGGAGTACCTGACGAGGGCCGTGAAACAGAAGCCGGATGACGGTTTCATCAAGGACAGCCTTGGCTGGGTCTTGTTCAGAATGGGCAGGCTGGATGAGGCGGTGAGCGAGATTGAGAAAGCCCTCGAGATCGAACCCGACGATCCGACCATCAACGAGCACCTGGGTGATGTCTATTACCGGGCCGGCAAGGCCGGCAAGGCTCTCAAGGCCTGGGAGAAGGCTCTCTCCCTGCACAGCGACGGTGACAAGAAGGAAAAGGTCCGGAAAAAGATAGAGGACGCCCGCAAGTGA
- a CDS encoding TIGR03960 family B12-binding radical SAM protein, giving the protein MNEVNESRDRNSLPTPVDLDSILPFVSRPNRYTGNEFNRTAKDWSKVSLRWALLFPDLYEIGMSHQGVQILYHLINSRPDMLAERAYAPARDLEDLLRSQGRKLFSLESHIPLSEFDLLGITLPYELCYTNILTILSLAGLPFRSRDRIEGQPLVIGGGPCGFHPEPVADFFDAILLGDGEEAVFEISEAVLAGKRKGLSREEVLELLAGINGVYVPSRYVPLYDAAGRFSGMSPSAETAPVRRRVLADLEGTPSFPPLVPHTRIVHDRLGVEIARGCTRGCRFCQAGIIYRPVRERSPEKILQLAEQGINASGFDEVALLSLSTGDYSCIADLLVRIMDRMSDRKVSVSMPSMRVGTLIPEMMEQIRRVRKTGFTLAPEAGTDRLRQVINKGITEQDLLEASRAAFGLGWKLLKFYFMFGLPTETDEDLSAIPQLVQKALSTSGGGGRKINVSVATFVPKPHTPFQRVRQLSVEEGFARIDTLKRILPRGRGFQLKWHDPRQSYVEGIMSRGDRKLSAVIEKAWQLGARLDAWTDHFHLETWLAAAAACGVDPDRYLQEIPPEAPLPWDHLDCGVDREFLEEELKKAVAGEYTPDCRVHGCQKCGLCDFKKVKPIVAKALALQPATQGEARKGAAVAAGGRFVYRIQYSRTGPARFFGHLELIQMFYRVLQRVKLPLNFSQGFNPSPKIAFSPALPLGTESFAEYLQIELAEPLLDEAMVLADLNRQLPEGFFATSLAPHSGKVEQRIVTCYHILPSRRISGDLIDSIKSREKIEIRVLRKGRERVVDAAPLLKGLTLLDDGRIELVMLTETSKATLKPMEIMEELFALDPAETTRAKVVKVSAIADD; this is encoded by the coding sequence ATGAACGAAGTGAACGAAAGCCGCGACCGCAACTCACTCCCTACCCCTGTAGATCTTGATTCGATCCTGCCGTTTGTTTCCAGACCGAATCGTTACACCGGCAATGAGTTCAACCGGACGGCCAAGGACTGGAGCAAGGTCTCCCTCCGCTGGGCCCTGCTTTTTCCGGATCTGTATGAGATCGGCATGTCCCATCAGGGGGTGCAGATACTTTATCATCTCATCAACTCCCGGCCCGACATGCTCGCCGAACGGGCCTACGCCCCGGCCCGCGATCTTGAAGATCTCCTGAGGAGCCAGGGCCGCAAACTCTTCTCCCTGGAGTCCCACATCCCGCTTTCGGAGTTTGATCTGCTGGGGATCACTCTGCCGTATGAACTCTGCTACACCAATATCCTGACTATCCTTTCTTTGGCCGGATTGCCATTCAGGAGCCGGGACCGGATTGAGGGCCAACCGCTGGTCATCGGCGGCGGTCCCTGCGGGTTTCATCCCGAACCGGTTGCGGATTTCTTCGATGCCATTCTTCTTGGCGATGGGGAGGAGGCGGTTTTCGAGATATCCGAAGCGGTGCTGGCAGGGAAAAGAAAGGGCCTTTCCCGGGAGGAGGTTCTTGAGCTGCTGGCCGGGATCAATGGTGTGTATGTTCCCTCGCGCTATGTGCCGCTCTATGATGCGGCGGGGCGGTTTTCCGGGATGTCTCCTTCGGCTGAGACCGCTCCGGTCAGGCGGCGGGTGCTTGCCGATCTTGAAGGGACGCCGTCCTTTCCCCCGCTGGTTCCCCACACCAGAATCGTGCATGACCGGCTCGGGGTCGAGATTGCCCGGGGCTGCACCAGGGGATGCCGCTTCTGCCAGGCCGGGATTATCTACCGGCCGGTCAGGGAAAGAAGTCCGGAAAAGATTCTCCAGCTGGCCGAGCAGGGGATCAATGCTTCCGGTTTTGATGAGGTCGCCTTGCTGTCCCTCAGTACCGGCGATTATTCCTGTATCGCCGATCTTCTGGTCCGGATCATGGACCGGATGAGCGACCGCAAGGTGTCGGTTTCCATGCCATCGATGCGGGTCGGGACTTTGATCCCTGAGATGATGGAGCAGATCCGGCGGGTCAGGAAGACCGGCTTTACCCTTGCCCCGGAAGCCGGAACCGATCGCTTGCGGCAGGTGATCAACAAGGGAATCACTGAACAGGATCTTCTGGAGGCGAGCCGGGCGGCGTTCGGCCTTGGCTGGAAGCTTCTGAAATTTTATTTCATGTTCGGTCTGCCCACCGAAACGGATGAGGATCTCTCTGCGATCCCGCAACTGGTCCAGAAGGCCCTCTCGACATCAGGCGGCGGGGGGCGGAAAATAAATGTCAGTGTGGCAACCTTTGTCCCGAAACCTCACACTCCGTTCCAGCGGGTCAGACAGCTGAGCGTCGAAGAGGGTTTTGCGCGGATTGACACCCTGAAGAGAATTCTGCCCCGGGGCAGAGGGTTTCAGCTCAAGTGGCATGATCCCCGGCAGAGCTATGTTGAAGGCATCATGTCCAGAGGAGACCGGAAACTCTCTGCCGTCATCGAAAAAGCGTGGCAGCTAGGCGCACGCCTTGACGCCTGGACCGATCATTTTCACCTTGAAACCTGGCTTGCGGCGGCTGCCGCATGCGGGGTTGATCCGGATCGTTATCTGCAGGAAATTCCCCCGGAGGCCCCTTTGCCGTGGGACCATCTTGACTGTGGAGTGGATCGGGAGTTTCTGGAAGAAGAGTTGAAGAAAGCGGTGGCGGGTGAGTACACTCCCGACTGTCGGGTACACGGCTGTCAGAAGTGTGGACTCTGTGATTTTAAAAAGGTGAAACCGATTGTCGCCAAAGCCTTAGCTCTCCAACCGGCAACCCAGGGTGAAGCGAGGAAGGGTGCTGCAGTAGCTGCCGGAGGACGATTCGTTTACCGGATTCAATACAGTCGGACGGGGCCGGCCAGATTTTTCGGCCATCTTGAGCTCATCCAGATGTTTTACCGGGTGCTGCAGCGGGTGAAACTGCCGCTGAACTTCTCCCAGGGTTTCAATCCATCACCGAAGATCGCTTTCAGCCCGGCTTTGCCTCTCGGCACTGAAAGTTTCGCTGAGTATCTGCAGATTGAACTTGCCGAACCTCTCCTGGATGAAGCGATGGTGCTGGCCGACCTGAACAGACAATTGCCGGAAGGGTTTTTCGCCACGTCTCTTGCTCCGCATTCAGGAAAAGTTGAGCAGCGGATAGTAACCTGCTATCATATTCTACCGAGCCGCCGGATAAGCGGAGACCTGATTGATTCCATAAAGAGCCGGGAAAAAATCGAGATCAGGGTTCTGCGCAAAGGCCGGGAAAGGGTTGTTGATGCAGCACCTCTGCTGAAGGGGCTCACTCTTCTGGACGATGGTCGGATTGAGCTTGTCATGCTGACTGAAACGAGTAAGGCGACCCTGAAACCCATGGAAATAATGGAAGAGCTCTTCGCCCTTGATCCAGCCGAAACCACTCGAGCCAAAGTGGTCAAAGTCAGCGCGATTGCTGATGATTGA
- a CDS encoding Rne/Rng family ribonuclease, translating into MATDLIVNATSFEIRIALVEYGNLVEFYLERPAEKGLVSNIYKGRVKRVLPGMQAAFVDIGLERTGFLYVDDVTAQRNGDGRVLPCEEDEVGGCCGGNGHELLPELAGEAGLHIEDLLTEGQEILVQICKDPIGTKGARLTCNITLPCRNVVFMPMTDHIGISRKIEDEETRQHLKDIIEELRPAGTGFIVRTVGEEASREEIEADMEFLLHLWDEVRDSATRSPVPGLVYEDLDITLRTVRDIFSPEVDRLIVDDWQVHRRIVKFVETFAPHLMDRINLYQEKAPIFDSYGIEMDINRALDKKIWLRCGGYIIIDTTEALTVVDVNTGRFVGKNDLEETIFKTNIEALKEIAYQLRLRNIGGIIIIDFIDMEEEAHREELFRALKEAVKKDRSRVNILKVSEFGLVQMTRKRSSEDLSRVLCEPCHYCQGDGILKSRRTICYEVLRNITVNAVKMSGENVEVRVNPQVATMMLQEESTTIHEIEDQTGKRITVVPDQAQHIEKYEIVWEKG; encoded by the coding sequence ATGGCCACGGATCTGATCGTAAATGCCACCTCGTTCGAGATCAGGATTGCCCTTGTTGAATACGGCAATCTGGTGGAGTTTTACCTGGAACGGCCGGCCGAAAAAGGGCTGGTCAGCAATATTTACAAGGGAAGGGTCAAGCGGGTTCTGCCCGGAATGCAGGCGGCATTTGTCGATATCGGGCTTGAACGGACCGGCTTTCTCTATGTGGACGACGTGACCGCCCAGCGAAACGGTGACGGCCGGGTTCTCCCCTGTGAAGAAGATGAGGTCGGAGGCTGCTGCGGGGGAAACGGCCATGAGCTTCTTCCGGAGCTTGCCGGTGAGGCGGGTCTGCATATTGAAGACCTGCTGACCGAGGGGCAGGAGATCCTGGTCCAGATCTGCAAGGATCCCATCGGAACCAAGGGGGCCAGGCTGACCTGCAATATCACTCTTCCCTGCAGAAATGTGGTCTTCATGCCGATGACCGACCATATCGGTATTTCCCGGAAAATCGAAGATGAAGAGACCAGGCAGCACCTGAAAGATATTATTGAGGAGTTGCGTCCGGCCGGAACCGGCTTCATTGTCCGGACCGTCGGTGAGGAGGCCTCGCGGGAGGAGATTGAGGCGGATATGGAATTTCTCCTCCATCTCTGGGATGAAGTCCGGGACAGCGCAACCAGGTCTCCCGTGCCGGGACTGGTCTATGAGGACCTTGATATCACCCTGCGGACCGTGCGAGATATTTTTTCCCCGGAGGTTGATCGGCTGATCGTCGATGACTGGCAGGTTCACCGGAGGATCGTGAAATTTGTCGAAACCTTTGCCCCGCATCTCATGGACCGGATCAACCTCTATCAGGAGAAAGCGCCAATTTTCGACAGCTACGGCATCGAAATGGACATCAACCGGGCCCTCGACAAGAAGATCTGGCTGCGGTGCGGAGGCTATATCATCATCGATACCACCGAGGCGCTGACGGTTGTCGATGTCAATACCGGCAGATTCGTCGGCAAGAACGATCTTGAGGAAACGATCTTCAAAACCAACATCGAGGCCCTGAAGGAGATCGCCTATCAGCTTCGTCTCCGCAACATCGGCGGGATCATCATCATCGACTTCATCGATATGGAGGAGGAGGCACATCGGGAAGAACTCTTTCGCGCCCTCAAGGAAGCGGTGAAAAAAGACCGGAGCAGGGTTAATATTCTCAAGGTTTCGGAGTTCGGTCTGGTTCAGATGACCAGAAAGCGCAGTTCTGAAGATCTTTCCAGGGTTCTCTGTGAGCCCTGTCATTACTGTCAGGGTGACGGGATCCTGAAATCCAGACGGACCATCTGCTACGAAGTGCTGCGGAACATCACCGTCAACGCCGTCAAGATGAGCGGGGAAAATGTTGAAGTGCGCGTCAACCCGCAAGTTGCAACGATGATGCTCCAGGAAGAGTCTACGACCATCCATGAGATTGAAGACCAGACCGGAAAACGGATTACGGTGGTGCCGGACCAGGCGCAACACATTGAAAAGTATGAGATCGTCTGGGAGAAGGGGTAG
- the rpmA gene encoding 50S ribosomal protein L27, whose product MAHKKAGGSSKNGRDSNAQRRGVKIFGGQTVRAGNILVRQLGTVIHPGTNVGLGRDYTLFAMVDGVVKYEDFGRSRKRVSVYPAETA is encoded by the coding sequence ATGGCCCATAAAAAGGCAGGCGGCAGTTCCAAGAACGGTCGCGACAGCAACGCGCAAAGGCGCGGAGTGAAAATATTCGGCGGTCAGACAGTTCGGGCCGGCAACATTCTGGTTCGTCAGCTGGGCACGGTGATCCATCCCGGCACCAATGTCGGTCTCGGCAGGGATTACACACTGTTCGCCATGGTTGACGGCGTGGTCAAATACGAAGACTTCGGACGTAGCCGCAAGCGGGTCAGTGTCTATCCGGCAGAAACAGCCTGA
- a CDS encoding glutamate-5-semialdehyde dehydrogenase, with product MNIQEQIRDMAARARKASRQMASLSTAAKNRLLIRMADSLQQKAEYIRAENEKDLAAGREKGLSAAMLDRLELSPKVMNSMIGGLREVAALPDPVGEISEMIKRPNGIMVGRMRIPLGVVGMIYESRPNVTVDAASLCLKAGNSVFLRGGSEAIHSNLALATVLRECLAGEGINGDALQVVPVTDREAINTLLQLEEYIDLIIPRGGEGLIRFVAENSRIPVLKHYKGVCHAFVDQSAEQRMAINIIMNGKVQRPGVCNALETLLVHRRIAGSFLPAVAAELRKSGVELRGCPETCRILGDCKAAEKSDWGMEFLDLILAVKVVDDIDGAMEHIVRYGSQHTEVIITNDYANSQRFLREVDASAVMVNASSRFSDGGQFGLGSEIGISTTKLHAYGPMGLKELTSRKFIVYGEGQVRE from the coding sequence ATGAACATTCAGGAACAGATCAGGGATATGGCTGCCCGGGCCAGAAAGGCTTCAAGGCAGATGGCCTCTCTTTCAACCGCAGCGAAGAATCGATTGCTGATCAGAATGGCGGATTCTTTGCAGCAAAAGGCGGAATATATCCGTGCCGAAAACGAGAAGGATCTTGCCGCCGGCCGGGAGAAGGGGTTGAGCGCGGCCATGCTCGACCGTCTTGAACTCTCACCAAAGGTCATGAATTCGATGATCGGCGGTTTGCGTGAAGTTGCAGCGCTTCCCGATCCGGTGGGTGAGATCAGTGAGATGATCAAACGTCCGAACGGGATCATGGTAGGAAGAATGCGGATTCCTCTGGGCGTGGTGGGGATGATTTACGAGTCGCGGCCGAATGTGACGGTGGATGCCGCCTCCTTATGCCTCAAAGCGGGGAACAGTGTTTTTCTCCGGGGCGGCTCGGAAGCAATTCATTCAAATCTGGCCCTGGCCACGGTTCTGCGGGAGTGTCTGGCCGGGGAAGGGATCAACGGTGATGCGCTTCAGGTTGTGCCGGTGACCGACCGGGAAGCGATCAATACTCTTCTGCAGCTTGAGGAATATATCGATCTGATCATTCCCCGGGGCGGGGAGGGGCTGATCCGATTTGTCGCCGAGAATTCAAGAATCCCGGTTCTGAAGCATTACAAAGGGGTCTGCCATGCCTTTGTTGATCAGTCGGCCGAGCAGCGGATGGCGATCAATATTATCATGAACGGCAAGGTGCAGAGACCAGGCGTCTGCAATGCGCTTGAGACCCTGCTGGTCCATCGGCGGATTGCCGGATCATTTCTGCCGGCGGTCGCCGCAGAGCTGCGAAAAAGTGGGGTCGAGCTGCGGGGCTGTCCGGAAACCTGCCGGATTCTTGGCGATTGTAAAGCGGCGGAAAAGAGCGACTGGGGGATGGAATTCCTTGATCTCATTCTGGCGGTGAAAGTTGTTGACGATATCGACGGGGCGATGGAGCATATCGTCAGATACGGCTCCCAGCATACGGAGGTCATCATCACCAATGATTACGCCAATTCCCAGAGGTTCCTGCGGGAAGTCGACGCCTCGGCGGTGATGGTCAATGCCTCGTCACGATTCAGCGACGGCGGTCAGTTCGGCCTCGGCAGTGAAATCGGGATCAGCACCACCAA
- the proB gene encoding glutamate 5-kinase has translation MTFQMPFDEGMKSRKACLDRARRVVVKVGSAILTSESGLATEVMDHLARQLTTLRKKGLEVILVSSGAVAAGRRKLGLTRKNISIKEKQAVAAAGQSSLMRGYEDIFDRYSQKVAQVLLTRDDLSSRNRYLNVRNTILTLLEWGLIPIINENDTVSVEELRFGDNDTLGGMISNLIEAELFICLTDVAGLYTANPASDSLAEKVCTVAKVTRAVEEMAGNVKSALGTGGMTSKINAARMVAASGGASFIGPGRQSDIIDQLFAGEPVGTFFLPNVEKLQRRKHWIAYTLKAQGELVLDEGACRAVISGGRSLLPIGIKEVRGRFGVGAPVNCLDESGRLIASGLVSYPASAIETIKGQKTSRIEELLGFIDGEEVIHRDNLVVL, from the coding sequence ATGACTTTTCAAATGCCCTTTGATGAAGGAATGAAATCACGTAAGGCATGTCTGGACAGGGCTCGCAGGGTTGTGGTCAAGGTGGGAAGCGCGATCCTGACCAGTGAGTCCGGACTTGCTACCGAAGTGATGGACCATCTCGCCCGTCAGCTGACCACCCTCCGCAAAAAAGGGCTGGAGGTCATTCTAGTCAGTTCCGGAGCGGTTGCCGCCGGTCGCCGCAAGCTCGGACTGACCAGGAAAAACATCAGCATCAAGGAAAAACAGGCAGTCGCAGCTGCGGGGCAGAGCAGCCTGATGCGCGGATATGAAGATATTTTTGACCGCTATTCCCAGAAGGTTGCCCAGGTACTCCTGACCAGGGATGACCTTTCCAGCCGTAATCGGTATCTGAATGTCCGGAATACCATTCTGACGCTCTTGGAATGGGGGTTGATTCCGATTATTAATGAAAATGACACCGTTTCGGTGGAAGAGCTGCGATTCGGAGATAACGATACCCTCGGTGGGATGATATCAAACCTGATTGAGGCGGAACTTTTCATCTGCCTGACCGATGTCGCCGGCTTGTATACCGCCAATCCAGCGAGTGACAGCCTTGCCGAGAAGGTATGTACGGTTGCCAAGGTGACTCGGGCGGTTGAAGAGATGGCCGGCAATGTGAAAAGCGCTCTCGGCACCGGCGGCATGACCAGCAAGATCAACGCCGCGCGAATGGTTGCGGCCAGCGGCGGGGCCTCCTTTATCGGCCCCGGCCGGCAATCTGATATTATTGACCAGCTTTTTGCCGGGGAGCCGGTGGGTACTTTTTTTCTGCCCAACGTGGAAAAACTGCAGAGACGTAAACACTGGATTGCCTACACTCTCAAAGCACAGGGTGAGCTGGTGCTTGACGAGGGGGCGTGCAGGGCCGTGATCAGCGGCGGCAGGAGTTTGCTCCCGATCGGCATTAAGGAGGTCCGGGGGCGTTTCGGGGTCGGGGCGCCGGTGAATTGTCTCGATGAATCAGGCCGGCTGATTGCTTCCGGTCTGGTCAGTTACCCGGCCTCGGCCATTGAAACAATTAAAGGTCAAAAGACTTCCCGGATCGAAGAGCTGCTTGGCTTTATCGATGGTGAGGAGGTTATCCACCGTGACAATCTGGTTGTCCTCTGA
- the rplU gene encoding 50S ribosomal protein L21 yields the protein MYAIIRTGGKQYQVAQGDQLRVEKLTGNVGDKVQIEDVLLVTDGDNVKIGQPVVDGARVSAVIVEQGKAKKVLVFKKKKRKGYKVRNGHRQQYTALRIEGIEA from the coding sequence ATGTACGCTATTATTCGTACCGGTGGTAAACAGTATCAGGTTGCCCAGGGAGATCAGCTCAGGGTGGAGAAACTGACCGGTAACGTCGGTGATAAGGTTCAGATTGAAGATGTGCTGCTGGTAACCGATGGAGACAATGTCAAGATCGGTCAGCCGGTGGTCGACGGCGCCAGGGTCTCTGCGGTGATTGTCGAGCAGGGCAAGGCCAAAAAAGTGCTTGTCTTCAAGAAGAAGAAACGGAAGGGCTACAAGGTCAGAAATGGGCACCGTCAGCAGTATACCGCTCTGCGTATTGAAGGAATTGAAGCCTGA
- a CDS encoding DUF4292 domain-containing protein yields the protein MTIFRILCLCLLFLITGCAVNTQMVELPGHMEAVVRDSFRETATSQKACSPWVDADVNVSLEATFFSGAFDGYLQAMTPAYLKFVGTNPFGQPLLALVSDGKRFQYLSFSEQKFYEGDVAAKAFSRFTPPGFDPVDGFYWFIGRLGPGEVNVVDAGGDVLDRGRWVELLDKQKGRRSRILFDPERKIILDHVLLDSIGGIAMQVEYRDHQPGKCGLPGTITITGEEQRGRLVLRLSDWKGETPFAETDFKLEIPAGFRRVAIQ from the coding sequence GTGACCATTTTCAGAATTCTTTGTCTCTGTCTTCTCTTTCTGATCACGGGTTGCGCGGTGAATACGCAGATGGTAGAGCTTCCCGGCCACATGGAAGCCGTGGTCAGGGATTCGTTCAGAGAGACGGCCACCTCCCAGAAGGCTTGCAGCCCATGGGTTGACGCCGATGTGAACGTCTCTCTGGAGGCAACATTCTTTTCCGGCGCCTTTGACGGGTATCTGCAGGCCATGACCCCTGCCTATCTCAAGTTTGTAGGAACCAATCCATTCGGTCAGCCGCTTCTTGCGCTGGTTTCTGATGGCAAGCGTTTCCAGTATCTCTCTTTTTCCGAACAGAAATTTTATGAGGGTGATGTCGCCGCGAAGGCATTCTCCAGATTTACCCCGCCCGGTTTTGACCCGGTTGATGGCTTTTACTGGTTTATCGGCAGGTTGGGCCCCGGAGAAGTAAATGTTGTTGACGCGGGAGGAGATGTTCTGGACAGGGGGCGATGGGTGGAACTGCTGGATAAGCAAAAAGGTAGAAGGAGCCGGATACTTTTTGATCCGGAGCGAAAAATCATTCTCGACCATGTTCTCCTGGACAGTATCGGTGGAATAGCAATGCAGGTCGAATATCGGGACCACCAGCCTGGAAAGTGCGGTCTGCCCGGAACCATAACGATCACCGGTGAGGAGCAGCGAGGCAGGCTGGTTCTGAGGTTGAGTGACTGGAAGGGGGAAACCCCGTTTGCAGAAACTGATTTCAAGCTCGAGATCCCCGCCGGTTTCAGGAGAGTGGCGATCCAATGA
- the obgE gene encoding GTPase ObgE: MAFIDEAKFYVKAGDGGNGCVSFRREKFVPRGGPDGGDGGRGGSVFIEASSRLTSLLDFKYRSHFKADSGTHGQGSGRHGHKGENSTIYVPVGSLIKDIDSGEILADLLHNGDQFIAATGGAGGKGNVHFASAQNRAPRQASKGQPGDERWYRIELKLLADVGLIGLPNAGKSTLLSRLSAANPKVAPYPFTTLEPQLGVVNFTDHSPCVMADIPGLVEGAHEGVGLGHKFLKHIERTRILFYVIDASSADPGADLATLENELEQYSEELVGRKHLVLLNKTDLLSAENEVVELQERIAGEGREVLTASALTGKGLENLKKRLAELLD; this comes from the coding sequence ATGGCTTTTATTGATGAGGCCAAGTTTTACGTAAAAGCGGGTGACGGCGGCAATGGTTGTGTGAGTTTCCGGCGCGAAAAGTTCGTTCCCCGAGGCGGACCTGACGGCGGCGACGGCGGCAGGGGAGGTTCGGTTTTCATCGAGGCTTCATCCCGGCTGACCTCTCTTCTTGATTTCAAGTATCGATCCCATTTCAAAGCAGATAGCGGCACCCATGGTCAGGGAAGTGGTCGTCACGGTCACAAGGGCGAGAACAGTACCATTTATGTTCCTGTCGGATCCCTCATCAAAGACATTGATTCAGGAGAAATCCTGGCTGATCTGTTGCACAACGGCGATCAGTTCATTGCCGCAACCGGCGGCGCCGGCGGCAAGGGCAATGTTCATTTCGCTTCGGCCCAGAACAGGGCACCGCGGCAGGCCAGTAAGGGCCAGCCGGGGGATGAGCGCTGGTATCGGATTGAGTTGAAACTCCTTGCCGATGTTGGTCTGATCGGTTTGCCGAATGCCGGAAAATCCACACTCCTGTCAAGACTTTCAGCGGCAAATCCCAAAGTGGCCCCTTATCCGTTTACAACCCTTGAACCCCAGTTGGGAGTCGTGAATTTCACCGACCATTCACCCTGCGTCATGGCAGATATTCCGGGGCTGGTCGAAGGCGCCCATGAGGGAGTCGGACTTGGTCACAAATTCCTGAAACATATTGAAAGGACAAGGATTCTCTTTTACGTTATCGATGCTTCAAGTGCGGACCCGGGTGCAGACCTGGCCACCCTGGAAAATGAACTCGAACAGTACAGTGAAGAGCTTGTCGGGCGCAAACATCTTGTGTTGTTGAACAAAACAGACCTGTTGTCTGCTGAAAATGAAGTGGTAGAATTACAGGAACGGATTGCCGGAGAGGGGCGTGAAGTTCTCACTGCCTCTGCACTGACCGGAAAGGGGCTGGAAAACCTGAAAAAGCGCCTTGCGGAACTTCTTGATTGA